A region from the Bombyx mori chromosome 15, ASM3026992v2 genome encodes:
- the Tub4 gene encoding beta-tubulin (The RefSeq protein has 2 substitutions, 1 non-frameshifting indel and aligns at 98% coverage compared to this genomic sequence) yields the protein MREIVHIQAGQCGNQIGAKFWEVISDEHGIDATGAYSGDSDLQLERINVYYNEASGGKYVPRAVMVDLEPGTMDSVRSGPFGQIFRPDNFVFGQSGAGNNWAKGHYTEGAELVDSVLDVVRKEAEGCDCLQGFQLTHSLGGGTGSGMGTLLISKIREEYPDRIMNTFSVVPSPKVSDTVVEPYNATLSVHQLVENTDETYCIDNEALYDICFRTLKLTTPTYGDLNHLVSATMSGVTTCLRFPGQLNADLRKLAVNMVPFPRLHFFMPGFAPLTSRGSQQYRALSVPELTQQMFDAKNMMAACDPRHGRYLTVAAVFRGRMSMKEVDEQMLNIQNKNSSYFVEWIPNNVKTAVCDIPPRGLKMSATFIGNTTAIQELFKRISEQFTAMFRRKAFLHWYTGEGMDEMEFTEAESNMNDLISEYQQYQDATADDEGEFDEEAEEGLEE from the exons ATGAGGGAAATCGTCCACATCCAGGCGGGTCAATGCGGGAATCAGATCGGAGCAAAG ttctGGGAAGTAATCTCGGACGAGCACGGCATTGACGCCACGGGTGCTTACAGCGGCGACTCCGACCTGCAGCTTGAACGCATCAATGTCTACTATAACGAAGCTTCAGGGGGCAAGTACGTCCCGCGAGCTGTGATGGTGGACCTTGAGCCTGGAACCATGGACTCCGTCCGTTCCGGGCCGTTTGGGCAAATCTTCCGACCGGACAACTTCGTCTTCGGACAGTCTGGGGCGGGGAATAACTGGGCGAAAGGACATTACACAGAGGGGGCTGAACTGGTTGATTCGGTACTGGATGTAGTTAGAAAAGAAGCAGAAGGCTGCGATTGTCTGCAGGGTTTTCAGCTAACTCATTCTCTGGGAGGAGGTACTGGATCTGGTATGGGGACTCTTTTGATTTCCAAAATCCGTGAAGAGTATCCAGATCGTATTATGAATACGTTTTCCGTGGTACCAAGTCCAAAGGTTTCCGATACTGTGGTAGAGCCATATAACGCAACGCTATCAGTCCACCAATTGGTAGAAAACACTGATGAGACGTATTGTATAGACAATGAGGCGCTTTACGATATCTGCTTCAGGACTTTGAAGCTAACAACCCCAACGTATGGGGACTTGAACCATTTGGTTTCAGCGACAATGTCTGGTGTGACCACGTGCTTGCGATTCCCAGGACAACTGAACGCCGATTTGCGGAAACTAGCGGTTAACATGGTTCCATTTCCGAGGTTACACTTCTTTATGCCGGGCTTTGCACCATTGACCTCTCGTGGGAGCCAACAGTATCGAGCTCTATCTGTGCCGGAGCTGACGCAGCAAATGTTTGATGCCAAGAACATGATGGCTGCCTGTGACCCTCGCCATGGTAGATATCTGACCGTCGCTGCCGTTTTCCGCGGACGGATGTCTATGAAGGAAGTGGACGAACAGATGCTCAACATACAGAACAAAAATAGCAGCTACTTCGTGGAATGGATTCCCAATAACGTCAAGACGGCCGTGTGCGACATTCCACCTCGTGGACTCAAAATGTCTGCCACCTTCATCGGAAACACCACAGCTATCCAAGAGCTGTTTAAAAGAATTTCTGAACAATTTACAGCCATGTTCAGACGAAAAGCTTTCTTGCACTGGTACACGGGGGAGGGTATGGATGAAATGGAGTTCACGGAGGCTGAATCGAACATGAACGATTTGGTTTCGGAGTACCAGCAGTATCAAGACGCCACGGCTGATGATGAAGGGGAATTTGATGAAGAGGTAGAGGAAGAG
- the LOC693049 gene encoding tubulin beta chain (The RefSeq protein has 8 substitutions compared to this genomic sequence) — protein sequence MREIVHVQVGRCGNQIGSKFWEVISDEHGIDPCGRYHGDSDLQLERINVYYNEAFGAKYVPRAVLVDLEPSTMDSIRGGPYGSLYRPDNVVCGASGAGNNWAKGHYTEGADLLETVLDVVRKEAEGCDCLQGFQLVHSLGGGTGSGMGTLLLANLTDEYPDRITATYSVVPSPTVSETVVEPYNATLSVNQLIENSIQSYCIDNEALYYICHRTLKLMAPTYGALNHLVSLTMSGVTTCLRFPGQLNADLRKLAVNMIPFPRLHFFMPGFAPLTSRGSQQYRALTVPELTQQMFDAKNMMAACDPHRGRYLTVATVFRGRMSMKEIDEQILNVQKKNKDFFVEWIPNNVQTAVCDIPPRGMKMSATFIGNTTAIQEIFKRISEQFAAMFSRKAFLHWYTGEGMEEGDFAEADNNVSDLLSEYQQYQDATIDQEFEDEEEVEEQNDDSDEQ from the exons ATGAGAGAAATAGTTCACGTACAGGTCGGGAGATGTGGGAACCAGATTGGCTcgaag TTTTGGGAAGTGATATCTGACGAGCACGGAATCGACCCCTGTGGCCGCTACCAAGGAGACTCTGATTTGCAACTCGAGCGGATCAATGTCTACTACAACGAAGCATTTGGAGCTAAATATGTTCCTAGAGCTGTTCTTGTAGATCTCGAGCCCAGTACCATGGATTCAATCCGAGGCGGACCCTACGGCTCTATCTACCGTCCAGATAACGTAGTCTGCGGTGCCTCAGGCGCAGGCAATAACTGGGCTAAAGGACATTACACCGAAGGGGCAGATTTACTTGAAACAGTCCTCGATGTGGTCAGAAAGGAAGCGGAAGGCTGCGATTGCTTGCAAGGCTTCCAATTAGTCCATTCTCTTGGAGGAGGTACAGGATCAGGCATGGGCACTTTGCTGCTCGCTAACTTAACCGAAGAATACCCAGATCGAATTACGGCCACATACTCAGTGGTTCCAAGTCCAACAGTTTCAGACACAGTCGTTGAACCATACAATGCCACTTTATCCGTGAATCAATTAATAGAGAATTCAATCCAGTCTTACTGCATCGATAACGAAGCTTTGTATTACATATGCCACAGAACGTTGAAGCTCATGACGCCTACGTACGGGGATCTGAACCATCTGGTGTCTTTAACGATGTCTGGCGTGACAACGTGTCTGCGGTTTCCAGGGCAACTTAACGCGGATCTACGAAAGTTAGCGGTCAATATGATACCCTTTCCGAGGCTGCACTTCTTTATGCCCGGCTTTGCACCGCTGACGTCAAGAAATAGTCAGCAGTACCGCGCTCTCACGGTACCAGAATTAACACAACAAATGTTCGACGCAAAGAATATGATGGCGGCTTGTGATCCTCACCGCGGTCGCTATCTCACTGTAGCCACCGTCTTCCGGGGAAGAATGTCAATGAAGGAAATAGACGAGCAAATCCTTAACGTGCAGAAAAAGAATAAGGACTTTTTCGTCGAATGGATCCCAAATAACGTGCAGACTGCGGTTTGTGACATCCCGCCCAGAGGAATGAAAATGTCCGCGACATTCATTGGGAATACAACCGCGATCCAGGAAATTTTCAAGAGGATTTCAGAGCAGTTTGCAGCAATGTTTAGTAGAAAAGCTTTCCTACATTGGTACACAGGCGAGGGTATGGAGGAGGGAGATTTTGCAGAAGCTGATAACAATGTCAGTGATCTGTTATCGGAGTACCAGCAGTATCAGGATGCGACCATTGACCAGGAGTTCGAAGACGAAGAAACAGTAGAAGAGCAAAACGACGACAGTGATGAACAATAA
- the LOC693049 gene encoding tubulin beta chain isoform X1 codes for MDSIRGGPYGSIYRPDNVVCGASGAGNNWAKGHYTEGADLLETVLDVVRKEAEGCDCLQGFQLVHSLGGGTGSGMGTLLLANLTEEYPDRITATYSVVPSPTVSDTVVEPYNATLSVNQLIENSIQSYCIDNEALYYICHRTLKLMTPTYGDLNHLVSLTMSGVTTCLRFPGQLNADLRKLAVNMIPFPRLHFFMPGFAPLTSRNSQQYRALTVPELTQQMFDAKNMMAACDPHRGRYLTVATVFRGRMSMKEIDEQILNVQKKNKDFFVEWIPNNVQTAVCDIPPRGMKMSATFIGNTTAIQEIFKRISEQFAAMFSRKAFLHWYTGEGMEEGDFAEADNNVSDLLSEYQQYQDATIDQEFEDEETVEEQNDDSDEQ; via the coding sequence ATGGATTCAATCCGAGGCGGACCCTACGGCTCTATCTACCGTCCAGATAACGTAGTCTGCGGTGCCTCAGGCGCAGGCAATAACTGGGCTAAAGGACATTACACCGAAGGGGCAGATTTACTTGAAACAGTCCTCGATGTGGTCAGAAAGGAAGCGGAAGGCTGCGATTGCTTGCAAGGCTTCCAATTAGTCCATTCTCTTGGAGGAGGTACAGGATCAGGCATGGGCACTTTGCTGCTCGCTAACTTAACCGAAGAATACCCAGATCGAATTACGGCCACATACTCAGTGGTTCCAAGTCCAACAGTTTCAGACACAGTCGTTGAACCATACAATGCCACTTTATCCGTGAATCAATTAATAGAGAATTCAATCCAGTCTTACTGCATCGATAACGAAGCTTTGTATTACATATGCCACAGAACGTTGAAGCTCATGACGCCTACGTACGGGGATCTGAACCATCTGGTGTCTTTAACGATGTCTGGCGTGACAACGTGTCTGCGGTTTCCAGGGCAACTTAACGCGGATCTACGAAAGTTAGCGGTCAATATGATACCCTTTCCGAGGCTGCACTTCTTTATGCCCGGCTTTGCACCGCTGACGTCAAGAAATAGTCAGCAGTACCGCGCTCTCACGGTACCAGAATTAACACAACAAATGTTCGACGCAAAGAATATGATGGCGGCTTGTGATCCTCACCGCGGTCGCTATCTCACTGTAGCCACCGTCTTCCGGGGAAGAATGTCAATGAAGGAAATAGACGAGCAAATCCTTAACGTGCAGAAAAAGAATAAGGACTTTTTCGTCGAATGGATCCCAAATAACGTGCAGACTGCGGTTTGTGACATCCCGCCCAGAGGAATGAAAATGTCCGCGACATTCATTGGGAATACAACCGCGATCCAGGAAATTTTCAAGAGGATTTCAGAGCAGTTTGCAGCAATGTTTAGTAGAAAAGCTTTCCTACATTGGTACACAGGCGAGGGTATGGAGGAGGGAGATTTTGCAGAAGCTGATAACAATGTCAGTGATCTGTTATCGGAGTACCAGCAGTATCAGGATGCGACCATTGACCAGGAGTTCGAAGACGAAGAAACAGTAGAAGAGCAAAACGACGACAGTGATGAACAATAA
- the LOC119629565 gene encoding uncharacterized protein LOC119629565: protein MPITRSTGRGRIETKQSPPSETTATTQSVWTETAANTVMSLVAPTTESSCATANMEATTKVAEKPGNSKTEAVKQYIAKQNDVPTKQRAGTVKTDRSRNRKEQKIAKAREELARLQVELAAARLATLEAGSDDENSESEYSKSELDEKVGTWLETQPTKTENHDRHKETPAGACDKQDFSDLTAAITLAVKAAREPRYTELPLFNGNHQDWLSFRAAYHETMNSFTKTENINRLRRNLKGRAKEAVDGLLITNADPSDVIRSLEARFGRPETIAITELDTLRALPRLTETPRDICIFSSKVTNAVATLRALNCTHYLYNPETTKTMLEKLTPTLRYRYYDFTAIQPKEDPDLIKFEKFMKREAELCSPYAQPEQAGHYSQPAQHNRRTQNVHIVSEKPSRAKCPVCSNTEHTTTGCYIFKKADSNTRWDIAKNKHLCFRCLQYKNKTHNCKPNTCGINDCKYTHNKMLHFDRKIEKTDKSNKETTENINSAWTGKQEQSYLKIIPVQVQGPIGTVDTYALLDDGSTVTLIDEIICKKTGITGSIDPLHIQAINNKNSTETRSRRVNLTLRGLNSRKEIIQARTVNDLQVTAQKIPKEQIDEYSHLRDISDIITYENAKPGILIGQDNWHMLLTSKVRRGNRNQPIASLTPLGWVLHGGRTRTLGHHINYINHASETQEDDKIENLVKQYFAMDALCITPRRPKTDPEEQALRILNSNTVHTTDGRYETALLWKTDNVSLPDNYNNSLKRLINIENKLDRNPELKQKYTEQTEALVAKGYAEPAPKTKTENRTWYLPHFAVGNPLKPEKLRVVHDAAARTRGVALNDMLLKGPDLLQSLPGVIMRFRQHNITVTADIKEMFIQVKLRPEDRDALRYLWCKDQRDDKPPVENRMTSLIFGASSPLSTAISVKSLNAQKHEATHPEAAAATQNKHYEDDYLDIFKGLKDAVLVITDFRRKHEKKPTSKTFWTDSKIVLRWTRTESRSYKPYVTQRLTAIEDSATVNGRRWLPTKHNLADDVTRDVPMPYHNEHRWFRGPEFLRQREDPWPTESASETTEPMGEVNIAAAVPAGASWPRRRHEKWKCQPRNTRMRGKSDSDISRSRQRGAHRRHQNQRWSSTETSTKTSDPAHRRRPSCTEKNATDSHGGSNVQDETGFFIV from the coding sequence ATGCCGATAACGCGGTCAACAGGAAGAGGTCGGATCGAAACTAAACAATCGCCGCCCTCAGAAACCACAGCTACAACACAGAGCGTGTGGACAGAAACAGCCGCGAATACCGTCATGAGTCTGGTAGCCCCCACAACAGAATCATCGTGCGCAACAGCCAACATGGAAGCCACGACGAAAGTCGCAGAGAAACCTGGGAACTCAAAAACAGAGGCCGTCAAACAGTATATAGCCAAACAGAATGACGTGCCAACAAAACAGCGCGCCGGTACAGTCAAAACTGACCGGTCGCGaaacagaaaagaacagaagatAGCCAAAGCTAGAGAAGAGCTCGCCCGCTTACAGGTGGAGTTAGCAGCCGCCCGATTGGCCACGCTCGAAGCTGGATCTGATGACGAAAACAGCGAATCAGAATACAGTAAGTCAGAACTCGACGAAAAAGTGGGCACGTGGTTGGAAACCCAACCCACAAAAACGGAAAATCACGACCGACATAAGGAAACACCGGCGGGAGCCTGCGACAAACAAGACTTCTCAGATCTAACCGCAGCAATAACACTCGCCGTCAAAGCCGCCCGCGAACCAAGATACACAGAATTGCCATTATTTAATGGAAATCACCAAGACTGGCTATCCTTTCGTGCAGCCTATCACGAGACGATGaattcatttacaaaaacagaaaatataaatagaCTCAGAAGGAACCTGAAAGGAAGGGCAAAGGAAGCCGTTGACGGATTACTTATAACAAATGCTGATCCGTCCGACGTCATAAGAAGTCTAGAAGCGCGATTCGGAAGACCGGAAACGATAGCCATAACGGAGTTAGACACGCTACGAGCTCTGCCAAGACTAACAGAAACACCAAGAGACATTTGTATATTCTCCAGTAAGGTGACCAACGCCGTAGCTACGCTTCGTGCATTAAATTGCACACATTACTTATATAATCCGGAAACTACCAAAACAATGTTAGAAAAACTCACACCAACACTACGTTACCGATACTACGACTTCACCGCGATACAACCGAAGGAGGATCCGGAtctgattaaatttgaaaaattcatgaaaAGAGAAGCCGAACTGTGCAGCCCTTATGCACAGCCCGAACAGGCGGGGCACTACTCGCAGCCCGCACAACACAACAGACGCACACAGAACGTGCACATAGTCAGTGAGAAGCCATCACGAGCTAAATGTCCGGTATGTAGCAACACTGAACACACCACAACAGGCTGTTACATCTTCAAGAAGGCAGACTCAAACACAAGATGGGACATCGCCAAGAATAAACACCTGTGTTTCCGATGTCTACAGTATAAGAATAAAACCCACAACTGCAAACCGAACACGTGTGGCATCAATGACTGCAAATACACTCACAACAAGATGCTGCACTTCgacagaaaaattgaaaaaacagaCAAGAGTAACAAGGAAACAACAGAGAACATTAATTCCGCTTGGACCGGAAAACAGGAACAGtcctatttgaaaataatcccaGTCCAAGTACAAGGACCGATAGGCACGGTTGATACATACGCGCTGCTTGACGATGGATCGACGGTGACACTCATAGACGAAATCATTTGCAAGAAGACTGGAATAACAGGATCAATCGATCCGTTACACATACAGGcgattaacaacaaaaattcaACGGAAACAAGGTCAAGAAGAGTCAACCTCACGCTCAGAGGCCTCAACAGTCGAAAAGAAATAATACAAGCGAGAACAGTTAACGACCTACAAGTAACAGCACAAAAAATACCAAAGGAACAGATAGATGAGTATTCGCACCTACGAGACATCAGTGACATCATCACGTACGAGAACGCGAAACCTGGAATCCTTAttggccaagacaactggcacatGTTACTAACTTCGAAAGTTAGACGAGGCAACAGGAATCAGCCAATAGCGTCACTGACACCTCTAGGCTGGGTATTGCATGGAGGTCGCACTCGTACCCTAGGCCACCATATAAACTACATAAATCATGCTAGCGAAACCCAGGAAgatgataaaatagaaaatctggtAAAACAGTATTTCGCTATGGATGCGCTATGCATCACACCCAGAAGACCAAAAACAGACCCAGAGGAACAGGCGCTTCGCATCCTCAACAGCAATACAGTCCACACAACAGATGGAAGATACGAAACTGCTCTGCTCTGGAAAACAGATAATGTCAGTCTACCAGACAACTACAATAACTCGTTAAAGCGACtgataaatatagaaaacaaactCGATCGTAATCCGGAACTGAAACAAAAATACACAGAACAGACGGAAGCACTCGTCGCGAAAGGCTACGCCGAGCCCgctccaaaaacaaaaacagagaaCAGAACGTGGTATTTACCTCACTTCGCCGTCGGGAACCCCCTGAAGCCGGAAAAACTCCGAGTCGTCCACGACGCCGCCGCCAGAACAAGAGGGGTAGCTTTAAATGATATGCTGCTTAAGGGACCGGACCTACTCCAATCACTGCCAGGAGTGATAATGAGATTCAGACAGCATAATATAACAGTAACAGCAGACATCAAAGAGATGTTCATACAAGTGAAATTGAGACCTGAAGACAGAGACGCGCTCCGTTATCTCTGGTGCAAAGATCAGCGAGATGACAAGCCTCCAGTAGAAAACAGAATGACCTCGTTGATCTTCGGTGCGTCAAGCCCTCTTTCCACAGCGATATCTGTAAAGAGCTTGAACGCCCAGAAACATGAAGCCACGCACCCGGAGGCGGCAGCCGCAACACAGAATAAACACTACGAAGACGACTACTTGGAcatttttaaaggtttaaaagatGCAGTACTCGTAATTACAGACTTTCGTCGAAAACACGAAAAAAAGCCGACCTCGAAGACCTTCTGGACCGACAGTAAGATAGTGTTGAGATGGACAAGAACGGAATCACGTTCGTACAAACCATACGTCACCCAACGCCTGACAGCTATAGAAGACAGTGCAACAGTAAACGGGAGGCGATGGTTACCCACGAAGCATAACTTAGCCGACGACGTGACCCGAGACGTCCCAATGCCGTACCACAACGAACATAGGTGGTTCAGAGGGCCAGAATTCCTACGCCAACGAGAGGACCCCTGGCCGACGGAATCGGCCTCAGAAACTACAGAACCGATGGGTGAAGTAAACATAGCAGCTGCAGTACCGGCGGGAGCTTCATGGCCGAGGCGTCGCCATGAAAAGTGGAAGTGCCAGCCACGAAATACACGCATGCGAGGGAAAAGTGATAGCGACATATCCAGGTCCCGACAACGTGGGGCGCATCGTAGACATCAGAACCAAAGGTGGAGTTCTACGGAGACCAGTACGAAAACTAGTGATCCTGCCCATCGTAGAAGACCATCCTGCACCGAGAAGAATGCGACTGACTCGCACGGCGGGAGTAATGTGCAGGACGAAACAgggttttttatagtttaa
- the LOC101739008 gene encoding alpha-1,2-mannosyltransferase ALG9 isoform X2 — MPLFLFAVPARILSYILNPVSIFYVLRIGLAVHTAAAEFMFYKAVCHEFGVHVGRLWLAMTLPAAGLFSSSTAMLPSAWSNAIVSGAIACWWRKRYQSAVFLTAVTSLLSWPFTALLGIPIAIDMLVLKRKFKEFFTWSFLSLIIILVPTVLVDAWYYGRLVIAPWNIVAYNIFTEHGPDLYGVEPWTYYIVNGFLNFNIVWVLALSSPILLLACTVLSSKSTSRASFCTPYWLDLMPLGLWLVIFMLQQHKEERFIYPVYSLIILAGAIGLDCVQKMSFAVGTELFRWRREREKRHYLSYTGTIMVLFVGVAGLAGLSRITALYTNYQGSLTILHNLPATETEKVVCYGKEWYRSPSSFHLPSGYKMRIIQSEFNGQMPAPYADTQNASRLIHPYLNDQNKGDNSTYYKPKECHYLVDSDLSKPSKLQPAYHKDPNWEVVATASILNAERSNRILRAFYIPFLTSKSCVYGNMYLLKNKSL; from the exons ATGCCACTGTTTTTGTTTGCTGTACCAGCAAGAATACTGTCCTACATACTAAATCCAGTGTCTATCTTCTACGTGTTGAGGATAGGCCTCGCTGTTCACACAGCTGCAGCTGAATTCATGTTTTACAA GGCTGTGTGTCACGAATTTGGTGTACATGTTGGCAGACTATGGCTGGCTATGACGCTACCGGCGGCTGGATTATTTTCTTCCAGTACTGCGATGCTGCCTTCTGCATGGAGCAATGCCATAGTGAGTGGAGCAATTGCATGCTGGTGGAGGAAACGATACCAATCTGCAGTGTTCCTGACTGCCGTCACATCACTGCTCA GCTGGCCATTCACTGCACTCCTTGGAATACCGATAGCGATAGATATGCTAGTACTAAAACGGAAATTCAAAGAATTTTTCACATGGTCTTTCCTCTCACTTATCATCATTCTGGTACCAACTGTACTGGTGGACGCTTGGTATTACGGACGGCTAGTCATAGCACCATGGAACATTGTAGCCTACAATATATTCACAGAGCACGGGCCGGATCTCTATGGGGTTGAACCCTGGacttattatattgttaatggtttcttgaattttaatattgtttgg GTGTTAGCCTTATCTAGTCCAATTCTCCTGTTAGCTTGCACAGTTCTCTCGTCCAAGTCTACATCAAGAGCATCGTTTTGTACTCCGTACTGGTTGGACTTGATGCCCTTAGGACTGTGGCTAGTTATATTTATGCTGCAACAGCATAAGGAAGAAAG ATTCATCTACCCGGTATACAGTTTGATAATCCTAGCTGGCGCCATAGGCTTGGACTGTGTTCAGAAAATGAGCTTCGCAGTTGGAACGGAACTGTTCCGGTGGCGCAGAGAACGGGAGAAGAGACACTACCTCTCCTACACCGGGACCATCATGGTGTTGTTCGTTGGCGTGGCTGGACTGGCTG GGTTGTCACGTATAACGGCGTTGTACACAAACTACCAAGGCTCACTGACGATTCTACACAATTTACCTGCAACGGAAACTGAAAAAGTAGTGTGCTACGGTAAAGAGTGGTATCGTTCACCATCCAGTTTTCACTTGCCATCGGGATACAAAATGAGGATTATACAGAGCGAGTTCAATGGTCAAATGCCGGCTCCGTATGCTGACACACAGAATG CATCACGCCTCATTCACCCGTACCTCAACGACCAGAACAAAGGAGACAACAGCACGTACTACAAGCCTAAGGAGTGCCACTACCTGGTCGATTCAGACTTGAGCAAGCCTTCGAAGCTCCAACCGGCCTACCACAAGGACCCCAACTGGGAAGTCGTGGCCACCGCATCAATACTAAACGCGGAACGATCAAACAGAATACTGAGAGCGTTCTATATTCCGTTTTTGACGTCGAAGAGTTGCGTGTACGGGAACATGTACTTGCTGAAGAATAAATCCTTATAG